The genomic stretch AGATCCAATGACTCCAGTATGGGTCCATCGTACTCTTTGAAGTTATAAGACTGTGCCGTTTTTCTCCAACTTCGAAACAGGTGATTCCGGACTGCGCAGTCCTCAGGATAAAAGTCCCGGAATCCTGGAAGCGTTTTAAACATCTAGTGCGGCAGGAGTGAAGCGCGCTACCAGCGCGGTCAAGAATTAAGAGAACCCAACTCCAGGTCCTTGAGATTTGCCTTCAGCTCTTTTCCCGCTTTGAACTTCACAACCGCACGTGTTGGTATAACGACATCCTTTTCAGGTTTATTGGGATTACGACCTATACGGGATTTGCGAACTTGAATTTCAAAAACACCGAAGTTTCTCAACTCGACATTCTGACCTCTACTTAAAGCGTTGGCAATTGCATCCAACGTCAGTTGAACAACCTCCTTGACTTCTTTTTGAGGATAATTGGTTTTCTGGTATATATCCAGAACGATATCTCGCTTAGTTAAATTATCTGACATAGGGACTTTAGCTCCGATTGATGCTTAAAATTGACCACTACCAAAAAATCCGAATTTCCATACGTCAATGGCAAAGAAATATTTGCTGTATAAATTTCCAAGTTCATGAGTGACAAAGATACAAAAAATCCATTCGAAGAAATCCAGAAACAACTTCAGGAGCTCCTAAAAACCAGTAACCCAAATGTGACCATAAGCCCGTTTGTTCCTGCTCAACAAACTCCTCCTCCTTCTTATGGATCAGCAGAAGAAAGTGCCGAGCAAGATGAAGTATTGAAACGAATTCGCGCATTCAATAGAAAGCCAAAAGAAATCCGTGATTACCTCGACCGTTACGTGATTCGTCAGGATGAGGCCAAAAAAGTCTTATCTGTAGCCATTTGTGATCACTACAATCACGTCCGCCAATGCATAGAAGAACCTCGTTTGTCTGAAAAAGAGTACAGCAAACAAAACATTCTTCTTCTTGGACCCACCGGTGTTGGGAAGACTTACTTGATGAGGAACATAGCCAAACTCATCGGCGTTCCCTTTGTCAAAGCTGACGCCACAAAATTCAGTGAGACCGGTTATGTGGGCAACGATGTGGAAGACTTGGTTCGAGATCTTTACAAAGTAGCAAACAACAATGCCGATCTGGCACAATACGGCATTATTTATATAGATGAGATCGACAAGATTGCCGGCAACGCATCCAACGGCGGTAAAGATGTATCTGGCCGAGGGGTGCAAATCAATTTATTGAAATTGATGGAAGAAGCCGACGTGAACCTGTTTAGCCCGAACGATATGATGAGCCAGATGCAGGCCATGATGAGTATGGGTCGCGATTCCAAGAAACAAAAACGCACATTGAGCACAAAGAACATTTTGTTTATCGTTTCCGGTGCATTCGACAAATTGGCAGAAAACGTTCGCAAACGATTGGATCAAGGACAGATCGGATTCTCCTCCAAACGAAAGGAAGAAGAAATCAATGACTCTCATTTTTTAAACCTAACCGAAACTCGGGATTTCATAGATTATGGTTTCGAGCCTGAATTCATAGGTCGACTCCCCGTTCGCGTGGCATGTGAGTCTCTATCAGCCGACGACCTTGGACAGATTCTCAAAAATTCAGAAGGCAGTATACTCGACCAATACCATCGCGACTTCAAAGGCTATAACATAGATTTTTCGATCACGGATGGAGCGATTAATGAAATTGCAGACCGAGCCGCGCGGGAAAAAACGGGTGCCCGAGGTCTAATGACAGTCCTGGAAAAAACCTTTCGCGATTTCAAGTTCGAGCTGTCTTCAACGCTCATTAACAATTTTGATGTCGATGCCGAGACAATCAAAGATCCTAGAAAAGCATTAACCGAGCTCCTAAATGACAATGAGGGATCACAAAATGAGTTTCTATTAAAACGAGTTGAAGAGTTTAAGACTCACTTTCAAGACATGCACGGATTGGAACTTACATTTACGGAAGAGGCTTGTTCCAAGATAGTCGACCTTGCCATCGAGGCGGACCGTTCAACCAATTCCATTTGCGAACAGCTTTTCAAAGACTACGAACACGGGCTGAAAATCGTTAACAGAAATTCCGCCCAATCGACTTTTCTCATAACAGCGGAAGCAGTTGAAGATCCAGACGGGGAACTTTCCAAATGGGTTGTGGAAAGTATAAAAGGAAAAGATGAGCCTGAACCGGAGTCGAAAGAAGGTGGTGAAAATAAGAACTAATCATGCCAGAAGCTGACGCGGTAAGAAGTATGTTTGGCGACATAGCCAAACGCTATGATTTTGCCAATCACCTGTTAAGCGCTGGAATGGATTATTGGTGGCGAAGTGTTTTAGTCAGAATGGTGAAACAATCCAATCCATCCGATGTAGCTGATCTAGCTACTGGAAGCGGTGACGTAGCATTTGCGATTAAGAAAAAACTTGGCAATGCAGTGACCGTTCAGGGATTAGATTTTTGCCAACCGATGTTAGATGAGGCTGAAAAGAAGCGGCTGGTTCGGCAACCATCCCCAGACATACATTTTGCCTTAGGCGATATTCAGAATCTGTCACTAGCTACTGATTCAGTTGATGTGGCCACGGTTGCTTTCGGAGTACGCAATTTGGAAAATCGGCATAAGGGACTTAAGGATATTCGTCGCGCTCTCCGCCCGGGCGGTAAACTATTCATTCTAGAATTTTCCCAACCTTATCGCTGGTTTCAGCCTATCTATTATAGTTACCTCAAATATATCCTGCCGACAATTGCGGGATGGATCACTAAAAAACCTGAAGCTTATGATTATCTGGGAAATTCGATTGAAGCATTTCCAGCCAGGCAATCTCTCATCAAAGAATTGGAACAGGCAGGGTTTTCAGAAGTGTCCGCTCATCGTATGACGCTTGGGATAGTGGCCATTCACCAGGGAACGGCCTAAAAAAGAGTATAACAAAAATTTTCTGGGCTTAATAAGTGCTGTGAAACATGATGTGATTTTACGTTTCTAAACTCTGGTAACCTGACATCTAAAAGACCAATAATTCAAAATGATTAAAACCAAAGCTTGAAAGGTGGTAAATTTTTGGTTTTCTAAAATCTCCAGCGACGCCTACCACCTGAATTAATCATGAATTCTAAATTCCTAGTCCTGCTTTTTCCATTAATCCTTCAACCCACTTTTGGACAGACCGAGCAACCTGTGAATCCAGAAGGCTTCAAAGAAGCTACGATTTCAGACTTCCTGTCATCCAAATATAAATGGGAAGAAGCTAAGGAGAACCCAGCTCCTAAAGTGCTAATTGAGAATAAAACGCCCTTCAAACCAATCGATCAAAAGCTTTCAGAAATAGAAGCCACAATCGAGGCCCGGCTTGTGCCCACATTGGATATCGATGACCCGAACGAAGATATCCCAGAAGATGAATTGGGTTTAGATACTGTGGATCTTCGAGAATATCAGATCAGCGAATTGTATTCGCCGCTCATGAGGATGTCGGAGCTTAAGGACCTAGATACACTCGATCCCAGTTCAGGAGCGATTTATTTAACCGAAAAATATTTTTCGGAGATCGAAAATAAATACCTGAATCGTTGGCATATTCCGTTAATCGGCAAATCCCAAGAGCAGCTGGCAAAAGAACGCTACCAACAAGAGCAGTACCAAACATTCCTGGGTGAAACATCTTCAACCATTTCAGGCCTCGAAAGCTTAAATCCGGCATTGTCCAAAGAGCTGAGTAAAGAGTTCAAAAATACTCAGTATCAATACAACACCAATAAACAATCCGACGATCTGCGATTTAACGGTCCGGATGCAAAATTTTAAGCTTCTAAAATTGATTGTTTATAGATCAGGCCGGATCATTTAAATCCAAAATTACTTACAGAGAAACCTTAAGGGTATTGATAAACAATATCAGGTTTTCCAAAGATCCGGTAGATGGAGGAACAACAAAACAACCCATCATAGGATCTCCGTCAAACGGCTGTGCACTGATATTCAGGGAAGTCGATTCGTCATTATTTGGACCCTCAAACGCACTCATCAAAGTATATTCGTTTAGATCGGGAAAGTATGGGAAAAAGACGATTTTGAATCCTTGAACTGGATCATAGCCAACCATGGATCGAAAATAGTCGTCTGCATCATTGGGATTAGTACCAGCGGCAAATTCCTCCCCGTTGGTTTGACCATCACCATCAAAATCGAAATCAATAGCTTTTTGTTGAGCTGAAGCATTTGAAGGAAATGGGCCGCCAGCTTCGTTGGCGTAAGCTTCATATTCATTTTCATCCACCACAATTTTGATAACTCTCACTGTGATCGCTTGGCTATCCAT from Verrucomicrobiota bacterium encodes the following:
- a CDS encoding integration host factor subunit beta → MSDNLTKRDIVLDIYQKTNYPQKEVKEVVQLTLDAIANALSRGQNVELRNFGVFEIQVRKSRIGRNPNKPEKDVVIPTRAVVKFKAGKELKANLKDLELGSLNS
- a CDS encoding AAA family ATPase is translated as MSDKDTKNPFEEIQKQLQELLKTSNPNVTISPFVPAQQTPPPSYGSAEESAEQDEVLKRIRAFNRKPKEIRDYLDRYVIRQDEAKKVLSVAICDHYNHVRQCIEEPRLSEKEYSKQNILLLGPTGVGKTYLMRNIAKLIGVPFVKADATKFSETGYVGNDVEDLVRDLYKVANNNADLAQYGIIYIDEIDKIAGNASNGGKDVSGRGVQINLLKLMEEADVNLFSPNDMMSQMQAMMSMGRDSKKQKRTLSTKNILFIVSGAFDKLAENVRKRLDQGQIGFSSKRKEEEINDSHFLNLTETRDFIDYGFEPEFIGRLPVRVACESLSADDLGQILKNSEGSILDQYHRDFKGYNIDFSITDGAINEIADRAAREKTGARGLMTVLEKTFRDFKFELSSTLINNFDVDAETIKDPRKALTELLNDNEGSQNEFLLKRVEEFKTHFQDMHGLELTFTEEACSKIVDLAIEADRSTNSICEQLFKDYEHGLKIVNRNSAQSTFLITAEAVEDPDGELSKWVVESIKGKDEPEPESKEGGENKN
- the ubiE gene encoding bifunctional demethylmenaquinone methyltransferase/2-methoxy-6-polyprenyl-1,4-benzoquinol methylase UbiE; protein product: MPEADAVRSMFGDIAKRYDFANHLLSAGMDYWWRSVLVRMVKQSNPSDVADLATGSGDVAFAIKKKLGNAVTVQGLDFCQPMLDEAEKKRLVRQPSPDIHFALGDIQNLSLATDSVDVATVAFGVRNLENRHKGLKDIRRALRPGGKLFILEFSQPYRWFQPIYYSYLKYILPTIAGWITKKPEAYDYLGNSIEAFPARQSLIKELEQAGFSEVSAHRMTLGIVAIHQGTA